A region of Bacteroidales bacterium DNA encodes the following proteins:
- a CDS encoding DUF2459 domain-containing protein has product MRNGLHIVPGFLLMGAVFLSGCFAPKEGLYPPSEESGDHVTVHFIKRSWHTGLLVKKNAVDTLMPDLTRDVTKAEYLNISWGDKEFFMADVGTVGLALRAAFLPTQSVIQVNGYPELSDWYFDREEVEEIELSRRGFDLMIDYIHESFARDSMDNLVPLRERRTGMSYFYLSNITFWGTRTCNVWTAKALRQSGFPINPYLSLTAGSVMRKVRRNQ; this is encoded by the coding sequence ATGAGAAATGGCTTACATATTGTCCCCGGCTTCCTTTTAATGGGTGCAGTGTTTCTGAGCGGCTGCTTTGCGCCAAAAGAAGGATTATACCCTCCGTCCGAAGAAAGTGGTGATCATGTTACCGTTCATTTTATCAAAAGAAGCTGGCATACCGGTCTTCTTGTGAAGAAGAATGCTGTGGATACATTGATGCCCGATTTAACCAGGGATGTTACAAAAGCAGAATATCTTAACATCAGTTGGGGAGATAAAGAATTCTTCATGGCCGATGTGGGTACCGTTGGTTTGGCATTGCGGGCTGCATTTCTTCCAACACAATCCGTCATACAGGTTAACGGATATCCCGAATTGTCTGACTGGTATTTTGACCGGGAAGAAGTGGAAGAGATTGAATTGTCCCGCCGGGGCTTTGATTTAATGATCGATTATATCCATGAGTCTTTTGCCCGTGATTCAATGGACAATCTTGTACCGCTCAGGGAGCGTCGGACAGGCATGAGTTATTTTTATCTTTCTAACATTACTTTTTGGGGCACACGAACCTGTAATGTATGGACGGCAAAAGCATTGCGGCAATCGGGCTTTCCCATCAATCCATATTTATCGCTGACCGCCGGTAGTGTTATGAGAAAGGTGCGCAGAAACCAATGA
- a CDS encoding DUF4251 domain-containing protein, with product MKFFIIKNTLSLIFIAAVLLFTAREGRTQSSQQGSEAFTEMKELLSSGEYMFEADRMLPQSGASKMLTTTYTLKVTDTTAKAHLPYYGVAYSNVRYGGNGGISFDGRMLEYSREVKEDKERILVKFRIHGDNILYICSLSVSKSGSATLHIIPDNRQSISYWGDIKKID from the coding sequence ATGAAATTCTTTATTATAAAAAATACCCTATCCCTTATTTTTATTGCAGCAGTTCTTTTGTTTACAGCCCGGGAGGGTCGAACTCAAAGCAGCCAACAGGGATCTGAAGCGTTCACAGAGATGAAAGAACTTCTGTCATCCGGCGAATATATGTTTGAGGCAGACAGGATGCTGCCACAATCGGGGGCTTCAAAAATGCTTACCACAACCTATACGTTAAAGGTTACAGATACCACTGCAAAAGCTCATCTGCCGTACTATGGCGTGGCTTATTCCAATGTGAGATATGGCGGTAACGGGGGTATAAGTTTTGATGGGAGGATGCTGGAATATTCCCGCGAAGTGAAGGAGGACAAGGAAAGGATATTGGTTAAATTCAGAATTCACGGAGACAATATCCTCTATATATGTTCTCTCAGTGTTTCGAAAAGTGGTTCCGCCACATTGCATATAATACCCGATAACCGTCAATCGATCAGTTATTGGGGAGATATAAAAAAGATAGACTAG
- a CDS encoding aminodeoxychorismate synthase component I, whose translation MNRQNAISVMNERGKKHVPFVFLIDYPMNECMVLSSSEAFRNGILFNFNGYKNYYHHSPGSKTFISSLQPVSYDRYLEAFRYVQKELNMGNSYLVNLTFPTQIELNGSLEDVFHYSKAIYKLLYKNEFVVFSPESFVRITGGKIFTNPMKGTINEEIPGARERILGDPKERAEHATIVDLLRNDLSRFSKQVRVDRFRYLDLIKSNNRRLLQVSSEISGILPRDYKCLLGDIVFSLLPAGSVTGAPKHKTLEIIDNAENYNRGFYTGIAGYFDGDKLESCILIRFIERKQSHYLYKSGGGITAMSNPESEYRELIDKIYVPTN comes from the coding sequence ATGAATCGGCAGAATGCTATATCGGTTATGAATGAAAGGGGAAAGAAGCATGTTCCCTTCGTTTTCCTTATTGATTACCCGATGAATGAGTGTATGGTGTTATCTTCTTCTGAGGCTTTTCGCAATGGCATTTTGTTCAATTTTAACGGATATAAGAATTACTACCACCATTCTCCCGGCAGTAAAACTTTTATTTCAAGCCTGCAACCTGTTTCCTATGACAGATACCTTGAGGCATTTCGTTATGTCCAAAAAGAATTGAATATGGGGAATTCTTATCTGGTAAATCTTACCTTTCCCACACAGATTGAGTTGAATGGTTCCCTTGAAGATGTATTTCACTATAGCAAAGCTATTTATAAGTTGCTATACAAAAATGAGTTCGTTGTCTTTTCTCCGGAGAGTTTTGTTCGCATCACCGGTGGAAAAATATTTACCAATCCCATGAAAGGGACTATAAACGAAGAAATACCCGGAGCCAGAGAACGTATTTTAGGGGATCCCAAGGAACGGGCAGAGCATGCTACCATTGTGGACCTGCTTCGGAATGACTTAAGCCGGTTTTCAAAACAGGTTCGGGTTGACAGGTTCAGGTACCTCGATCTGATAAAAAGCAACAACAGAAGACTCCTGCAAGTTAGTTCAGAGATTTCCGGGATTCTGCCCCGGGATTATAAATGTCTTCTGGGTGATATTGTATTTTCCCTGCTACCGGCAGGCTCGGTTACAGGAGCCCCGAAACACAAAACCCTGGAAATCATAGACAATGCGGAAAATTACAACCGGGGTTTTTATACTGGGATTGCAGGCTATTTTGATGGCGATAAACTCGAAAGTTGTATCCTGATCCGATTCATTGAACGTAAACAGAGCCATTACCTTTATAAGAGTGGTGGTGGGATTACTGCAATGAGCAATCCTGAAAGCGAATACCGCGAACTAATCGATAAAATCTATGTACCGACTAATTGA
- a CDS encoding aminotransferase class IV has protein sequence MYRLIESILIENRQPHLMEYHNRRFNNACRDLFNMAANFDLNRYIKFDPGITNERYKYRILFDGDTFETHIQRYIQRKTETLRLVKVDDIEYPYKTTDRQKLDEAFGWRNYCDDVIIVRKGMITDAYFSNILLFDGKNWITPAKPLLKGVQRAFLLDKKRIIEKDVSIDEIYNYKYIKLINAMIPFEKADVVDVPKDVFEL, from the coding sequence ATGTACCGACTAATTGAAAGCATACTGATCGAAAACAGGCAGCCCCATTTGATGGAATACCACAACAGGCGTTTCAATAATGCCTGCAGGGATCTTTTTAATATGGCTGCAAACTTTGATTTGAACCGCTATATCAAATTTGATCCCGGGATTACCAACGAAAGGTATAAATACAGAATTCTGTTTGACGGAGATACATTTGAAACACATATTCAGAGATACATTCAAAGAAAAACGGAAACCCTTAGATTGGTGAAGGTTGATGACATAGAATATCCCTATAAAACTACAGACAGGCAAAAGCTTGATGAAGCCTTCGGATGGCGTAATTACTGTGATGACGTGATCATTGTAAGAAAAGGTATGATTACCGATGCTTATTTTTCAAATATTCTGCTTTTCGATGGAAAAAACTGGATAACGCCTGCCAAACCATTGCTTAAAGGCGTACAACGAGCTTTTTTGCTTGATAAAAAACGGATTATTGAAAAGGATGTGTCAATCGATGAAATTTACAATTACAAGTACATCAAACTCATCAATGCCATGATTCCCTTTGAAAAAGCTGATGTTGTGGATGTACCTAAAGATGTTTTTGAATTATAG
- a CDS encoding helix-turn-helix domain-containing protein has product MVIRVKDEEGNWTMRSVARIIMEEYLNQPQPTPKHRIGFKDFDHRNIASTNLIWETQQEKRERHKQMFPFKYRLNEPKEEATNPSNKPQKFHDEIVRLKVEGDSYKQVARKLGISYYKLYRYCKKKGI; this is encoded by the coding sequence TTGGTCATTCGGGTTAAAGATGAAGAGGGGAACTGGACGATGCGTTCTGTGGCCAGGATCATCATGGAGGAATACCTGAATCAACCGCAACCCACTCCCAAACACCGAATCGGGTTTAAGGATTTCGATCACCGGAACATCGCCTCCACTAATCTGATCTGGGAGACCCAGCAAGAAAAGAGGGAACGACATAAACAAATGTTTCCCTTTAAATATAGATTAAACGAACCAAAAGAAGAGGCAACCAACCCATCCAATAAACCTCAAAAATTTCATGATGAAATCGTCAGGCTCAAGGTGGAAGGAGACAGTTATAAGCAGGTTGCGCGTAAGCTGGGGATTTCGTATTACAAATTGTATCGGTATTGTAAGAAGAAGGGGATATAA
- a CDS encoding HEPN domain-containing protein, protein MTIDNREDYIRYRLQRAEESYEDALILAKNQRWNAVVNRLYYACFYAVIALLLQNNIETQSHDGTRTQFGLHFVKTGLIDKKYGKLYSKLFDFRQKGDYGDLYDYDGITISPLINSVREFIDVIKQLM, encoded by the coding sequence ATGACCATTGATAACCGGGAGGATTACATCAGGTATCGCTTACAGAGAGCAGAAGAGTCCTATGAGGATGCTCTTATACTGGCTAAAAATCAAAGATGGAATGCTGTGGTAAACAGATTATATTATGCCTGTTTTTATGCTGTTATCGCTCTTCTTTTACAAAATAACATAGAAACTCAGTCTCATGATGGAACCAGAACGCAATTTGGATTGCATTTTGTTAAAACTGGCTTGATTGACAAAAAATATGGGAAGCTTTACTCCAAACTATTCGATTTCAGGCAAAAAGGAGATTATGGTGATTTATATGATTATGATGGCATTACGATATCACCCCTAATAAATTCGGTTCGGGAATTTATTGATGTAATAAAACAATTGATGTAA